One window of Flavobacterium dauae genomic DNA carries:
- a CDS encoding S9 family peptidase, which produces MKKILLLSTLIAAPITTIQAQQQIEVAQIWNGTFRTNQLNALNTLHTKNQYSVLDYNRNTETFTIDAFDFTTLEKVQTLFSTADFPEIKEISDYSINKTDDKILIATNYNPIYRHSFTSVYYLFDIASKSLIKISENAIQEPLLNKNGSKIAYAFENNLYVFDVATKKTTQITKDGKKNAIINGITDWVYEEEFAFVRAFDWNADGTKLAYIKFDESDVPVFSMDIYGEDLYPQQQVFKYPKAGENNSKVSLHLYDVSKASTQNVALNTETAYYIPRIKFTNNANVLSVQTLNRHQNQLNLLFVDANSGKTTTILSEKDKAYVDVTDNLTFLNDNSFIWTSEKDGYNHIYHYNNDGSLKKQVTTGNWEVTDYYGYNKSNETIYYQSVENGSTKRDVYSIQLNGSGKKQLSAQSGTNSATFSPDFKYFINNHSSSTKAPSYALVDASTGKNVKEILNNSALEDKLKKFDLPKKEFTTFKNEVGNELNGYIIKPKNFDAKKKYPVLMYQYSGPGSQQVADKWFDSNDYWHFLLTQKGYIVVCVDGRGTGFKGADFKKVTQKELGKFEVQDQIYIAKQLAKESFIDANRIGIWGWSFGGFMSSNCLFQGSNVFKTAIAVAPVTSWRFYDSVYTERFMTTPQENASGYDNNSPIMHADKLKGNFLLIHGTADDNVHVQNSMVLINKLVHLNKNFDWLIYPDKNHGIYGGKTREQLYTKMTDYLLEKL; this is translated from the coding sequence ATGAAGAAAATTTTACTGCTATCAACACTAATTGCAGCACCAATCACTACTATACAAGCGCAACAACAAATAGAAGTTGCTCAAATTTGGAACGGAACTTTTAGAACTAATCAGCTAAACGCTTTAAATACGCTACATACAAAAAACCAATACAGCGTTTTAGATTATAACCGAAACACCGAAACATTTACTATTGATGCGTTCGATTTTACTACGTTAGAGAAGGTTCAAACGTTATTTTCTACTGCGGATTTTCCTGAAATCAAAGAAATTTCTGATTATTCTATCAATAAAACCGACGATAAAATATTAATTGCTACAAATTACAATCCTATTTACCGTCATTCGTTTACATCGGTTTATTATTTATTCGATATCGCTTCAAAATCATTGATTAAAATTAGTGAGAATGCTATTCAAGAACCTTTGTTGAACAAAAATGGATCGAAAATAGCCTACGCTTTTGAAAACAATTTGTATGTTTTTGATGTGGCTACCAAAAAAACGACGCAGATTACCAAAGACGGAAAGAAAAATGCCATTATAAACGGTATTACCGACTGGGTTTACGAGGAAGAATTTGCGTTTGTACGTGCTTTTGATTGGAATGCCGATGGAACAAAACTGGCGTATATTAAGTTTGATGAAAGCGATGTTCCCGTTTTTTCAATGGATATTTATGGCGAAGATTTGTATCCGCAGCAACAGGTTTTTAAATATCCTAAGGCGGGCGAAAACAATTCAAAAGTGAGCTTGCATTTGTACGATGTTTCAAAAGCATCAACTCAAAACGTAGCTTTAAATACCGAAACAGCTTATTACATTCCGCGTATAAAGTTCACCAACAACGCCAATGTTTTAAGTGTGCAAACGCTGAATCGTCATCAAAATCAGTTGAATCTGTTATTTGTAGATGCCAATTCTGGTAAAACAACCACCATTCTCTCCGAAAAAGATAAAGCGTATGTTGATGTGACCGATAATTTGACCTTTTTAAACGACAACAGTTTTATTTGGACAAGCGAAAAAGATGGTTACAACCATATTTATCATTACAATAACGACGGATCGTTAAAAAAACAGGTAACTACCGGAAATTGGGAGGTTACAGACTATTACGGTTACAACAAAAGCAACGAAACCATTTATTATCAGTCGGTTGAAAACGGTTCTACCAAACGCGATGTGTACAGCATTCAGTTAAACGGATCTGGCAAAAAGCAGTTATCTGCACAAAGCGGAACCAACAGTGCTACTTTTAGTCCCGATTTTAAATACTTCATCAATAATCATTCATCAAGCACCAAAGCACCATCGTATGCACTTGTTGATGCATCGACCGGAAAAAACGTCAAAGAAATTTTAAATAATTCGGCGTTAGAAGATAAACTGAAAAAGTTTGATCTGCCTAAAAAAGAATTTACCACTTTTAAAAACGAAGTTGGCAATGAGTTGAACGGTTACATTATTAAACCTAAAAATTTTGATGCTAAAAAGAAATATCCAGTGTTAATGTATCAATATTCAGGTCCGGGATCGCAACAGGTTGCCGACAAATGGTTTGATTCTAACGATTACTGGCATTTCTTATTAACTCAAAAAGGATATATCGTAGTTTGTGTCGATGGTCGTGGAACCGGTTTTAAAGGTGCCGATTTTAAAAAGGTAACTCAAAAAGAATTAGGAAAGTTTGAAGTTCAAGATCAAATTTATATTGCGAAACAATTAGCCAAAGAATCGTTTATTGATGCAAACCGCATTGGAATCTGGGGTTGGAGTTTTGGCGGATTTATGAGCAGTAACTGCTTGTTTCAAGGAAGCAATGTATTTAAAACCGCCATTGCAGTTGCGCCGGTAACGTCGTGGCGTTTTTACGACAGTGTTTACACCGAACGTTTTATGACCACGCCGCAGGAAAATGCTTCGGGTTACGATAACAATTCGCCCATTATGCACGCCGATAAGTTAAAAGGAAATTTCTTGTTAATTCACGGAACGGCAGATGATAACGTGCACGTGCAAAACAGTATGGTTTTAATTAATAAATTGGTTCATTTAAATAAAAATTTCGACTGGTTGATTTATCCCGATAAAAACCACGGTATTTATGGTGGCAAAACCCGCGAACAATTATATACAAAAATGACCGATTACCTATTAGAGAAATTGTAG
- a CDS encoding toxin-antitoxin system YwqK family antitoxin, whose product MRKTIFTFIMVLFSFLNSYSQNLNLDEYEIYINDTLIAKSDFIKNGQNLSEEKAKSLVFKPISNGDKKAFFLNGNIYSIGKIKNLKENGFWEYFHFNGNKAREGEFIDGKPNGTHKYWYENGNLRAIGNWVDGLYDGKWEMYSEDGKETIIQIYKNGKKVD is encoded by the coding sequence ATGAGAAAAACTATTTTTACCTTTATTATGGTATTATTTTCGTTTTTAAACTCATATTCACAAAATTTAAACTTGGATGAATATGAAATTTATATAAATGATACATTAATAGCTAAATCCGACTTTATAAAAAACGGGCAAAATTTGAGTGAAGAAAAAGCAAAATCACTTGTCTTTAAACCTATTTCAAACGGAGATAAAAAAGCTTTTTTTTTAAACGGTAATATTTATTCAATAGGTAAAATCAAAAACTTAAAAGAAAATGGCTTTTGGGAATATTTTCATTTTAACGGAAATAAAGCTCGTGAAGGTGAATTTATAGATGGAAAACCAAACGGAACACATAAATACTGGTATGAGAATGGTAATTTAAGAGCAATTGGTAATTGGGTTGATGGTCTTTATGATGGAAAATGGGAAATGTATAGCGAAGATGGAAAAGAAACAATAATTCAAATCTACAAAAACGGAAAAAAAGTTGATTAG
- a CDS encoding hydroxymethylglutaryl-CoA reductase, degradative, translating into MNIVNGFSKLTKEQKINWLVETYFKNDQMVVELLKQYWNSNEELQKLHDEFIENTITNFYLPMGIAPNFVINGKTYTVPMVIEESSVVAAASNAAKFWSKRGGFKATVLSTEKIGNVHFMFGGSKQNLVQFIEKLQPVFRSRTSNITRNMEKRGGGILSIVLVDKTAELENYYQLHATFDTKDSMGANFINSCLEEFANVLREEILKFDLFSAEEKESLQIVMSILSNYVPNCLVRAEVSCKIADLKSKEIENPQEFAEKFVQAVRIAEIETYRAVTHNKGIMNGLDAVVLATGNDFRAIEAGVHAFAAKDGKYTSLSHAEIVGDEFRFWMDLPLALGTVGGLTNLHPMVKFALKLLEKPKADDLMQIIAVAGLAQNFAAIKSLTTTGIQKGHMKMHLMNILNQFNASADEKVAVLQHFAEKTVSHSAVVDFIEGLRK; encoded by the coding sequence ATGAATATTGTTAACGGTTTTTCTAAACTTACAAAAGAGCAAAAAATAAACTGGCTGGTTGAAACCTACTTTAAGAACGACCAAATGGTGGTTGAATTGTTAAAACAGTATTGGAACAGCAACGAAGAACTGCAAAAATTGCACGATGAGTTTATAGAAAACACCATTACCAATTTTTACCTGCCAATGGGTATTGCGCCCAATTTTGTAATTAACGGTAAAACCTACACGGTGCCAATGGTTATCGAAGAAAGTTCGGTTGTTGCAGCGGCATCGAATGCGGCAAAATTCTGGAGTAAGCGCGGTGGTTTTAAGGCAACCGTTTTATCTACCGAAAAAATTGGCAACGTGCATTTTATGTTTGGCGGATCTAAACAAAATTTGGTGCAGTTTATCGAAAAATTGCAGCCTGTTTTCAGATCTCGTACTTCAAACATTACCCGAAACATGGAAAAACGCGGCGGCGGAATTCTTTCTATTGTTTTGGTTGATAAAACTGCCGAGCTTGAAAATTACTACCAATTACACGCTACCTTTGATACAAAAGACAGCATGGGTGCTAATTTTATCAACTCGTGTTTAGAAGAATTTGCAAATGTGTTGCGAGAAGAAATTTTAAAATTTGATTTATTTTCTGCCGAAGAAAAAGAATCGTTGCAGATTGTAATGTCGATCTTATCGAACTATGTTCCAAATTGTTTGGTTCGTGCCGAAGTTTCATGCAAAATAGCCGATTTAAAATCAAAAGAAATAGAAAATCCGCAGGAGTTTGCCGAGAAATTTGTTCAGGCGGTTCGCATTGCCGAAATAGAAACGTATCGCGCCGTAACGCATAACAAAGGAATTATGAATGGGCTAGATGCGGTGGTTTTGGCAACTGGAAACGATTTTAGGGCGATAGAAGCTGGCGTGCATGCTTTTGCCGCAAAAGATGGGAAATATACCTCGCTTTCACATGCTGAAATTGTGGGTGACGAATTCCGTTTTTGGATGGATCTTCCGTTGGCATTAGGAACCGTAGGCGGATTAACAAATCTGCACCCAATGGTTAAATTTGCTTTAAAATTATTAGAAAAACCAAAAGCCGATGATTTAATGCAGATTATTGCAGTTGCCGGATTGGCACAAAATTTTGCAGCCATAAAATCGTTAACAACCACAGGTATTCAAAAAGGACACATGAAAATGCACTTAATGAATATTTTAAATCAGTTTAACGCTTCGGCAGATGAAAAAGTAGCCGTTTTACAGCATTTTGCAGAAAAAACGGTTTCGCACAGTGCCGTTGTTGATTTTATTGAAGGTTTGAGAAAGTAA
- a CDS encoding GYDIA family GHMP kinase, producing MEFYSNGKLFILGEYYVLQGAKVFALPTKFGQYLNVFPLKTKTLSWKSYDADGSVWYNDEIAVKDILSNNQSSDDKVRNTLIDILHQAHLMNPSILENNGFLVETKLTFPRNWGLGTSSTLINNIAQWFQIDAFKLLQKSFGGSGFDIACAQNNSPVTYQVVDNEPVVEQVTFNPTFKEHIYFVYLNKKRDSKDAIANFRKKQKNLSEEIKQVSQMTDELLQIQDLETFVSFFKNYEQNLGEILETSTIQKELFPDFNGLVKSLGGWGGDFVMVVSEENPTEYFKEKGYNIIIPYNDMIL from the coding sequence ATGGAATTTTACAGCAACGGCAAACTATTTATTTTAGGGGAATATTATGTGTTACAAGGCGCAAAGGTTTTTGCATTGCCTACAAAATTCGGACAATATTTAAATGTTTTTCCTTTAAAAACCAAAACCTTAAGCTGGAAAAGTTATGATGCCGATGGATCTGTTTGGTATAACGATGAAATTGCTGTAAAAGATATTTTATCAAATAATCAGTCAAGCGATGACAAAGTACGAAACACATTGATTGATATTTTGCATCAGGCACATTTAATGAATCCTTCCATATTAGAAAATAACGGTTTTTTAGTTGAAACCAAGTTGACATTTCCACGAAATTGGGGCTTGGGAACATCATCTACCTTAATAAACAATATTGCACAATGGTTTCAAATTGATGCTTTTAAATTGTTGCAAAAATCGTTTGGCGGCAGCGGTTTCGATATCGCCTGTGCACAAAACAACTCACCTGTAACGTATCAGGTTGTAGATAATGAACCTGTTGTTGAGCAGGTAACCTTCAATCCGACTTTTAAAGAACATATTTATTTTGTGTATCTGAATAAAAAACGTGACAGTAAAGATGCTATTGCAAATTTCAGAAAAAAACAAAAGAATTTATCCGAAGAAATTAAGCAGGTTTCACAAATGACCGATGAATTATTGCAAATTCAAGATTTAGAAACCTTTGTATCTTTCTTTAAAAATTACGAACAAAACCTAGGCGAAATTTTAGAAACATCAACCATTCAAAAAGAACTGTTTCCAGATTTCAATGGATTAGTAAAAAGCCTTGGCGGCTGGGGCGGCGATTTTGTTATGGTGGTATCAGAAGAAAATCCTACAGAATATTTTAAAGAAAAAGGATACAACATTATTATTCCTTACAATGATATGATATTATAA
- a CDS encoding NAD(P)/FAD-dependent oxidoreductase, protein MHNFDVIVVGGGASGFFTAINLAEQNPDLRIAILERSNEVLSKVKISGGGRCNVTHARFIPNVLAKFYPRGEKELKGPFHSFCTGDVMEWFNERGVSLKIEEDGRVFPESDNSQTIIDCFLNEAANFNIKIIKQTIVQQLSKEDDFWKIKTSKDTYQSKQLVMATGSNVKVWDLLKTVNHSIVNPVPSLFTFNIKDDRIKDLMGVSTEMVSLKVKGSTLKANGPLLITHWGMSGPAILRLSAWGARELFDKNYQFQIIVNWTNDFVFDEVLEELMQLKQSNPKKTIIKHPLYNLTHRLWQQLVKASMIAEDLIWADVSKKQLVNLAEQLTQSEFNVNGKSTFKDEFVTAGGIDLKEVNFKTMESKLHNNLYFTGEILNIDAITGGFNFQNAWTTGFLAANAIAAKY, encoded by the coding sequence ATGCACAATTTTGATGTTATTGTTGTAGGGGGTGGTGCTTCGGGCTTTTTTACCGCAATTAATCTGGCAGAACAAAATCCGGATTTGCGAATTGCCATTTTAGAACGAAGCAACGAAGTACTGTCTAAAGTCAAAATTTCGGGTGGTGGTCGTTGTAATGTAACGCACGCCCGTTTTATACCAAATGTTTTAGCCAAATTTTATCCTCGGGGCGAAAAAGAACTCAAAGGTCCTTTTCATAGTTTTTGTACGGGCGATGTTATGGAATGGTTCAACGAACGCGGTGTATCGTTAAAAATTGAAGAAGACGGACGGGTTTTTCCAGAATCGGATAATTCCCAAACCATTATCGATTGTTTTTTGAATGAAGCAGCAAACTTCAACATCAAAATCATAAAACAAACCATTGTACAACAGCTTTCAAAAGAAGATGATTTTTGGAAGATCAAAACATCAAAAGATACCTATCAGTCAAAGCAATTGGTTATGGCAACCGGCAGCAACGTTAAAGTTTGGGATCTGCTTAAAACGGTAAATCATTCTATTGTAAATCCGGTTCCATCGTTATTTACCTTTAATATTAAAGACGATCGAATTAAAGATTTAATGGGCGTTTCAACCGAAATGGTTTCGTTAAAAGTAAAAGGATCAACCTTAAAAGCAAACGGACCTTTACTGATTACGCATTGGGGAATGAGCGGACCGGCAATTTTAAGGCTTTCGGCTTGGGGTGCACGCGAATTGTTCGATAAAAACTATCAGTTTCAGATCATAGTTAATTGGACAAACGATTTTGTTTTCGATGAGGTTTTGGAAGAATTAATGCAATTGAAACAAAGTAATCCTAAAAAGACTATAATTAAACATCCGTTGTACAATCTTACGCACCGTTTATGGCAGCAACTCGTTAAAGCATCAATGATAGCTGAAGATTTAATTTGGGCGGATGTTTCTAAAAAACAGTTGGTAAATCTGGCAGAACAGTTAACGCAGAGCGAATTTAACGTGAACGGAAAAAGCACGTTTAAAGATGAATTTGTAACTGCCGGCGGAATTGATTTAAAAGAAGTAAATTTTAAAACAATGGAAAGTAAATTGCACAATAATTTGTATTTTACCGGCGAAATTTTAAATATAGATGCCATTACCGGCGGTTTTAATTTTCAAAATGCCTGGACAACAGGATTTCTGGCAGCCAATGCCATTGCAGCAAAATATTAA
- a CDS encoding diphosphomevalonate/mevalonate 3,5-bisphosphate decarboxylase family protein: MTTLDTLKTNNYSKINSKGSFTFSAPSNIALVKYWGKKDNQIPANPSLSFTLNNCKTVTTLQYAPKTDKNISFDLLFEGQPKESFRPKIQKYFERIQDLCPYVLDYHFTIDTKNTFPHSSGIASSASGMAALSANIIALEKLVNPNETEDYYLQKASLLARLGSGSACRSIKGNIVVWGETESIENSSDLFGVEFPYEVNAIFENYQDTILLVDKGKKQVSSTVGHELMHNHPFAERRFQQAHENIAKLKEILKSGNLTEFIALVESEALTLHSMMMTSMPYFILMKPNTLEIINQIWKFRETTKVPVCFTLDAGANVHVLYPNNYKEEVQEFIAAELAKYCQNNQFIHDEMGFGAIEL; encoded by the coding sequence ATGACAACTTTAGATACATTAAAAACCAACAATTACTCAAAAATAAACAGCAAAGGTTCGTTTACCTTTTCGGCACCAAGTAATATTGCTCTGGTGAAATATTGGGGTAAAAAAGACAATCAAATTCCGGCAAATCCGTCGTTAAGTTTTACGTTGAACAATTGTAAAACGGTTACAACGTTGCAGTATGCACCAAAAACGGATAAAAATATTTCATTCGATTTATTGTTTGAAGGTCAGCCTAAAGAATCATTCCGACCAAAAATTCAAAAATATTTTGAACGAATTCAGGATTTGTGTCCGTACGTTTTAGATTATCATTTTACAATCGATACAAAAAACACGTTTCCGCATAGTTCCGGCATCGCGTCATCGGCATCGGGCATGGCAGCTTTGTCTGCAAATATTATTGCGCTGGAAAAGTTGGTAAATCCTAACGAAACCGAAGATTATTACCTGCAAAAAGCATCGTTATTGGCTCGATTAGGATCAGGAAGTGCGTGTAGAAGTATCAAAGGAAACATTGTAGTTTGGGGCGAAACAGAAAGTATAGAAAACAGTTCTGATTTATTCGGAGTTGAATTTCCGTACGAGGTAAATGCGATTTTCGAAAATTATCAGGATACGATTTTATTGGTTGATAAAGGCAAAAAACAGGTCTCAAGCACCGTTGGTCATGAATTAATGCACAATCATCCGTTTGCAGAACGTCGTTTTCAACAAGCACATGAAAATATCGCAAAGCTGAAAGAAATTTTAAAATCGGGCAATTTAACCGAATTTATTGCATTGGTAGAAAGCGAAGCATTAACGCTGCACTCCATGATGATGACATCGATGCCGTATTTTATTTTAATGAAACCAAATACTTTGGAAATCATCAATCAAATTTGGAAATTCAGAGAAACAACCAAGGTTCCGGTTTGTTTTACGTTAGATGCCGGTGCCAATGTTCACGTTTTGTATCCGAATAATTATAAAGAAGAAGTTCAGGAATTTATTGCAGCTGAACTGGCAAAATATTGTCAGAACAATCAGTTTATACATGATGAAATGGGGTTTGGAGCGATAGAATTATAA
- a CDS encoding cysteine-rich CWC family protein, with amino-acid sequence MQKQNCTHCHKLMICNANDITNCDCQKVELLDETVAFLYEKTQHDCLCNDCLKKFDELTKFSLNNKFPKRPTEMVEGVHFYMENGFFVFTETYHFLKGRCCKNGCRHCVYGIHK; translated from the coding sequence ATGCAAAAACAAAACTGTACACACTGCCATAAATTAATGATTTGTAATGCGAATGACATTACAAACTGCGATTGCCAAAAAGTGGAGCTTTTAGATGAAACCGTTGCGTTTTTATATGAAAAAACGCAGCACGATTGTTTGTGTAACGATTGTTTAAAAAAGTTCGATGAATTGACAAAGTTTTCATTGAACAACAAATTCCCAAAACGCCCAACCGAAATGGTTGAAGGAGTACATTTTTACATGGAAAACGGATTTTTTGTTTTTACTGAAACGTATCATTTTTTAAAAGGGAGATGCTGCAAAAACGGATGTCGCCACTGTGTTTATGGTATTCATAAATAA
- a CDS encoding mevalonate kinase family protein — MKGPLFYSKILLFGEYGIIKDSKGLAIPYNFYNGALKIDANPSEIALKSNQSLKAFASYLNQLTLNEPELVQFDMDALNKDIEAGMYFDSSIPQGYGVGSSGALVAAIYDKYATEKITVLENLNREKLLTLKKIFGRMESFFHGTSSGLDPLNSYLSLPILINSKDHIEPTGIPSQKEEGIGAVFLIDSEMVGETAPMVNIFMDNLKNEGFRNMMKSQFAKYTDAAVENFLKGDFKTLYTNTKELSKIALSHFKPMIPEKFHNVWQQGIDSNDYYLKLCGSGGGGYILGFAPDYNKAKEALKDYKLELVYRF, encoded by the coding sequence ATGAAAGGACCGTTATTTTACTCGAAAATCTTGCTATTCGGCGAATACGGAATCATTAAAGATTCTAAAGGCTTGGCAATACCGTACAATTTCTACAACGGGGCATTAAAAATTGATGCTAATCCGAGTGAAATTGCATTGAAATCTAACCAAAGTTTAAAAGCATTTGCTTCGTATTTAAATCAGTTAACGTTGAACGAACCTGAGTTGGTTCAGTTTGATATGGATGCTTTAAATAAAGATATTGAAGCAGGTATGTACTTTGATTCCAGCATTCCGCAAGGTTATGGGGTGGGAAGTAGTGGTGCTTTGGTTGCAGCAATTTACGATAAATATGCTACCGAAAAAATTACGGTTTTAGAGAATTTAAATCGTGAAAAACTGTTGACTTTGAAAAAGATTTTTGGTAGAATGGAATCGTTTTTCCACGGAACATCTTCAGGTTTGGATCCGTTGAATAGCTATTTAAGTTTGCCAATTTTAATCAATTCAAAAGATCATATCGAACCAACGGGAATTCCGTCACAAAAAGAAGAAGGTATAGGAGCTGTTTTCTTGATAGATTCTGAAATGGTTGGCGAAACGGCACCAATGGTCAATATTTTTATGGATAATTTAAAGAACGAAGGTTTCCGCAATATGATGAAATCGCAGTTTGCTAAATATACCGATGCCGCTGTTGAAAATTTCTTAAAAGGCGATTTTAAAACGCTTTACACCAATACAAAAGAACTTTCTAAAATAGCATTAAGCCATTTTAAACCAATGATTCCAGAAAAGTTCCACAATGTTTGGCAGCAGGGAATAGACAGTAACGACTACTATTTAAAATTGTGTGGATCGGGCGGTGGAGGCTACATTTTAGGTTTTGCACCAGATTATAACAAAGCAAAAGAAGCGTTAAAAGATTATAAATTAGAATTGGTTTACAGATTTTAA
- a CDS encoding geranylgeranylglycerol-phosphate geranylgeranyltransferase — MTQTRQLKRTLLKFLSFFSVVRGYNIAVVVLAQYLSAIFIFGSQSRAISVLTDGSLFLIIFSSSLAIASGYIINNFYDTEKDLINRPYKSIIDKKISKATQFRVYFFLNFLSVAIAWLVSWRAAFFYAVYIFLLWFYSHKLKRFPIVGNITASVLVLLPFFGILMHFQNFSWGIFAHGFYLYLILFIRESVKDLENLKGDFANNYQTIPVRFGSKVSKSLITFLVLLTLLPAFALIAYYKVGYMQYYFYISSGLLLAFLIFLYQAATQTEYKKLHILLKLIILFGVLSIVLIDPQVIVNGKELVKPYL; from the coding sequence ATGACACAAACACGACAACTTAAAAGAACATTATTAAAATTTCTCAGTTTCTTTTCGGTAGTTCGTGGATACAATATCGCCGTTGTGGTGTTGGCACAATACCTGTCGGCAATCTTTATTTTTGGCTCTCAATCGAGAGCCATTAGTGTTTTAACCGATGGCAGTTTGTTTTTGATAATCTTTAGCAGCTCGCTGGCAATTGCATCGGGGTACATCATTAACAATTTTTACGATACCGAAAAAGACCTTATAAACCGACCATACAAATCAATTATCGATAAAAAAATAAGTAAGGCAACACAGTTTCGTGTGTATTTTTTTCTGAACTTTTTAAGTGTGGCTATTGCCTGGTTGGTTTCGTGGCGTGCAGCGTTTTTTTATGCGGTATATATTTTTCTGCTTTGGTTTTATTCGCACAAGTTAAAAAGGTTTCCTATTGTTGGAAATATTACGGCTTCGGTGTTGGTTTTGCTTCCGTTTTTTGGGATTTTAATGCACTTTCAAAATTTTAGTTGGGGTATTTTCGCACACGGATTTTATTTGTATTTGATCCTTTTTATTAGAGAATCGGTTAAAGATTTGGAGAACTTAAAAGGAGATTTTGCGAATAATTATCAAACAATTCCGGTACGTTTTGGCAGCAAGGTTTCTAAAAGTTTAATTACTTTTTTGGTGCTGCTGACTTTACTGCCTGCTTTTGCATTAATTGCTTACTACAAAGTAGGATATATGCAGTATTATTTTTACATAAGCAGCGGATTGTTGCTGGCGTTTTTAATATTTTTATATCAGGCAGCAACACAAACCGAATACAAAAAACTACATATTCTTTTAAAACTGATTATTCTTTTCGGAGTTCTTTCTATTGTATTGATCGATCCGCAAGTTATCGTAAACGGAAAAGAATTGGTTAAACCTTATTTGTAG
- a CDS encoding HEAT repeat domain-containing protein — protein MTIENLLKDKETKAKEKTTIISNWLLEKSLPVDELIAFAEKQKDPVKATCMEAAEYATKENPQIATESLFDFACESLTQKAPRLKWESAKVIGNIAFLYPDKLKNAIQNLIENTNHEGTVVRWSAAFALGEILKLQTKHNVDLLKTVEAICESEEKNSIKKIYNAAIKKLSK, from the coding sequence ATGACAATTGAAAATCTTCTAAAAGATAAAGAAACCAAAGCAAAAGAGAAAACAACCATTATAAGCAATTGGCTTTTGGAAAAATCTTTACCTGTTGACGAACTAATTGCTTTTGCCGAAAAACAGAAAGATCCGGTTAAAGCAACGTGTATGGAAGCTGCTGAATATGCTACAAAAGAAAACCCACAAATTGCAACCGAAAGTTTGTTTGATTTTGCTTGTGAATCGTTAACCCAAAAGGCACCACGATTAAAATGGGAAAGTGCCAAAGTAATTGGCAACATTGCTTTTTTGTATCCTGATAAACTAAAAAATGCGATACAAAACTTAATAGAAAACACCAATCACGAAGGAACTGTTGTACGTTGGAGTGCCGCTTTTGCTTTAGGCGAAATTTTAAAATTACAAACTAAACACAATGTTGATTTGCTTAAAACCGTAGAAGCTATTTGTGAAAGTGAAGAAAAAAACAGCATTAAGAAAATTTACAATGCTGCCATAAAAAAATTGAGTAAATAA